A single Paenibacillus sp. FSL R5-0517 DNA region contains:
- a CDS encoding cysteine desulfurase family protein yields the protein MKYFDYAATTPPHPDVVRTMAEIMETQFGNPSSIHGYGERAHQLLRRARSGCAAAIGVKPEEIVFTSGATESNNLAIKGAALRYQSRGRHIVTTATEHASVYESFMQLQQWGWDVTLIPVNSAGVVNAQQVIDAIRQDTVLVSLMHVNNETGAIHPIAEIGKELKKKAPRVLFHVDGVQGFGKMEASPAAWGADLYSLSAHKIRGPKGAGLLYVRSGVELTPLMSGGSQEQGLRAGTENVALLVGMAKAMRMAAEGQVNFARRTQVLRDRLMETIRHIPEFELNSRTEGAPHIVHFSYPGMKAEVALHTLEQLGITISTQSACSSRSAEPSRALLAMGRDTACAAGGLRISLGDEHTEEDVASLERALHQMVAQLRPLERRM from the coding sequence TTGAAATATTTTGATTATGCTGCTACCACGCCTCCCCATCCGGATGTAGTTCGTACGATGGCCGAGATTATGGAGACACAATTCGGTAATCCGTCCTCTATTCATGGATATGGAGAGCGTGCTCATCAATTGTTGCGTCGTGCACGCTCTGGCTGTGCTGCGGCGATAGGCGTTAAGCCTGAGGAGATTGTATTTACTTCCGGTGCGACCGAGAGCAATAATCTTGCGATAAAAGGTGCTGCATTACGTTATCAGTCACGAGGAAGACATATTGTCACAACGGCTACCGAGCATGCCTCGGTGTATGAAAGTTTTATGCAATTGCAACAGTGGGGATGGGATGTAACGCTAATTCCTGTCAATTCCGCTGGTGTTGTGAATGCTCAGCAGGTTATAGATGCAATCAGACAGGATACAGTGCTAGTAAGTCTGATGCATGTAAACAATGAAACAGGAGCTATCCATCCGATTGCAGAGATTGGCAAAGAGCTCAAAAAGAAAGCACCCCGAGTGCTTTTTCATGTGGATGGTGTTCAGGGGTTTGGAAAAATGGAGGCTTCACCTGCCGCTTGGGGCGCAGATCTGTACAGTTTGTCTGCTCACAAGATCCGTGGACCGAAGGGAGCAGGTCTCTTGTATGTGCGAAGTGGAGTGGAACTTACGCCACTCATGTCAGGGGGATCACAGGAGCAGGGTCTAAGAGCTGGCACGGAGAACGTGGCCTTGTTAGTAGGCATGGCAAAGGCCATGCGGATGGCAGCAGAAGGCCAGGTTAATTTTGCCCGTCGTACTCAGGTACTCCGTGATCGATTGATGGAAACGATACGTCACATTCCTGAATTTGAATTGAACAGTCGCACAGAGGGTGCCCCTCATATTGTGCACTTCTCCTATCCCGGGATGAAGGCAGAAGTGGCGCTGCACACCTTGGAGCAACTTGGCATAACCATATCCACCCAATCTGCCTGTTCTTCGCGTTCGGCTGAACCAAGTAGAGCTCTACTTGCGATGGGCAGAGATACAGCTTGTGCTGCTGGCGGATTGCGTATTAGTCTTGGAGATGAACATACAGAAGAAGATGTAGCCTCGCTTGAACGGGCTTTACATCAGATGGTGGCGCAGTTGCGACCCCTTGAAAGGCGGATGTGA
- a CDS encoding class I SAM-dependent methyltransferase: protein MKLSNRLQRIHDQIPDGSRMADIGSDHALLPVAAIRSGKAASAVAGEVNPGPYDAACKQVSDAGLKEKITVRRGDGLDVISAGEVDVITIAGMGGALIASILDRGLSKLDGVQLLILQPNVGEDILRRWLLEHHWVVVAEQLLEEDGKIYEIITAMPQSVSPIANEEVYRARPLQGGAELTEDLLLRMGPYLVDRPTDVFFAKWESEIIKLQGVVNSISKSDQDSSRDKAAEVERLIANLKEVLACLPKVKL from the coding sequence GAAACTTTCGAATCGATTACAGCGAATACATGATCAAATTCCCGATGGTAGCCGCATGGCTGATATCGGTTCAGACCACGCGCTGCTGCCAGTAGCCGCAATCCGTAGTGGGAAAGCCGCGAGTGCAGTAGCCGGGGAAGTTAATCCTGGCCCTTATGATGCTGCATGCAAACAAGTCAGTGATGCTGGCCTGAAAGAAAAAATAACGGTACGCCGTGGAGACGGATTGGATGTGATCTCTGCGGGAGAAGTGGATGTCATCACCATTGCAGGTATGGGTGGTGCTCTCATTGCCTCCATTTTGGACCGAGGTTTATCCAAACTGGATGGAGTGCAGTTACTTATTTTACAACCGAATGTGGGAGAGGATATTCTCAGACGCTGGTTGCTGGAGCATCACTGGGTGGTTGTAGCAGAACAGTTGCTCGAAGAAGATGGCAAGATCTACGAGATTATAACGGCGATGCCACAATCCGTAAGCCCGATTGCAAATGAAGAAGTGTATCGTGCACGTCCGCTTCAAGGCGGGGCAGAATTGACGGAAGATTTGCTGCTGCGGATGGGACCCTATTTGGTGGATCGTCCAACGGATGTATTTTTTGCGAAATGGGAAAGTGAGATCATCAAATTGCAAGGGGTTGTAAACTCCATCTCCAAATCCGATCAGGATTCTTCTCGGGACAAGGCGGCTGAGGTAGAGCGTCTTATCGCAAACTTGAAGGAGGTTTTGGCATGTTTGCCAAAGGTCAAACTGTAA
- a CDS encoding YpuI family protein — protein sequence MSAANVQKTCESTREKLKPAIDRIEKFLNENALPELDQNQTEESTVFYKGFLSDLRHLLVFSEVSYEKLGVVLRRANFDVDFAEKALYNTYHQCVNSFFYPKNECYSEDGRYAYTGQDAIRFRDKPIRAVRDVILEVSKTYEELRDDLAYYESDYLTQRRMQNQRNHA from the coding sequence ATGTCAGCAGCCAATGTACAGAAAACATGTGAGTCAACTAGGGAAAAGTTAAAACCGGCTATCGATCGGATTGAAAAATTTTTGAATGAGAATGCTTTGCCTGAACTGGATCAGAATCAGACGGAAGAATCAACAGTCTTCTACAAAGGATTTCTTTCAGATCTCCGTCATTTACTCGTTTTTTCTGAAGTTTCTTACGAAAAACTTGGCGTTGTGCTGCGTCGTGCCAACTTTGATGTCGATTTTGCCGAAAAGGCTCTTTATAATACGTATCACCAATGCGTAAACAGCTTTTTCTATCCCAAAAATGAATGTTACTCGGAAGACGGAAGATACGCTTACACAGGACAAGATGCCATTCGTTTTCGTGACAAGCCAATTCGTGCAGTGCGGGATGTCATTCTTGAGGTTTCCAAAACGTACGAAGAATTGCGCGATGATCTGGCATACTACGAAAGTGATTACCTGACTCAGCGCCGTATGCAAAATCAACGGAATCACGCTTAA
- a CDS encoding PLP-dependent aminotransferase family protein — translation MHIELKRGSSTKLYVQIALTIADRIRSGLIEPGTRLPSVRKMTTDLGVSLVTVSKAYAELEAIQLITCSQGKGCYVRGTLNADSMEDVDRAKRNHLNSESGTSWNWQMALVDYLPRAQLWRHFDTSPQVRYELHMSAIQPELLPTREIIDSAYRLSSDHAERMAAYGSFQGDRELRQIFAEHFAERGLQVVPERMLITSGAQQGIDLVARTFIGPGDVVYMEAPSYTGAIDVFTSRGAKIITVPMDDEGMRIDLLTRLCDTYPPKLIYTIPTYHNPTGITMSARRRAQLLNLAQSYHCLILEDDPFADLYFRDPPPASIKSMDGSGHVVYIKSFSKVLSPGCRIACAIADGSVLTRLVAAKSTADLGSPLLTQKALQSFIQNQYGAYVSRLRDELYSRLRAASEVLEEHAPMGMQWRLPEGGLNLWLQLPSNLDMRELHHQSLAAGVSFLPGSACYVGETDTPSLRICFTVTSVELLCGGLRVLCGVIASVTPGQGGAVADRLPLI, via the coding sequence ATGCATATTGAATTAAAGCGGGGAAGCAGTACCAAATTGTACGTGCAGATTGCACTAACAATTGCCGATCGTATCAGATCAGGACTCATTGAACCCGGAACCCGACTTCCTTCTGTTCGCAAAATGACCACGGATTTGGGTGTTAGCCTGGTCACTGTATCCAAAGCGTATGCTGAACTCGAAGCGATTCAACTGATCACCTGCTCTCAGGGGAAAGGTTGTTATGTAAGAGGTACTCTAAACGCGGATTCGATGGAGGATGTGGATCGAGCCAAGCGTAATCATCTTAACAGTGAATCCGGTACGTCATGGAATTGGCAGATGGCACTTGTGGATTATTTACCCCGAGCGCAGCTCTGGAGACATTTCGATACGTCCCCTCAAGTACGGTATGAACTACATATGTCAGCGATTCAGCCTGAACTGCTGCCTACACGCGAGATTATTGACAGTGCCTACCGGCTCTCCTCTGACCATGCAGAGCGTATGGCGGCGTATGGATCTTTTCAGGGAGATCGGGAGCTCAGACAGATCTTCGCCGAACATTTTGCCGAACGTGGACTACAGGTAGTACCTGAACGCATGCTAATCACAAGTGGTGCTCAGCAGGGGATTGATCTTGTGGCCCGGACTTTTATTGGACCTGGGGATGTTGTATATATGGAGGCGCCAAGCTATACCGGAGCCATTGATGTATTTACGAGTAGAGGTGCGAAGATCATTACGGTCCCGATGGATGACGAAGGCATGCGTATCGATCTGTTGACCCGATTATGTGATACCTATCCGCCCAAACTCATCTATACGATCCCGACTTATCATAATCCAACAGGTATTACGATGAGTGCGAGAAGGCGGGCTCAGCTTCTGAATCTCGCGCAAAGCTACCACTGCCTCATCCTGGAGGATGATCCATTTGCGGATCTTTATTTTCGGGATCCTCCGCCAGCTTCCATTAAATCGATGGATGGGTCAGGCCATGTCGTATATATCAAAAGCTTCAGCAAGGTGCTCTCTCCCGGTTGCCGCATAGCCTGTGCTATCGCTGATGGAAGTGTACTGACCCGGCTTGTGGCTGCGAAGTCAACAGCGGATCTGGGTAGTCCGTTGCTTACACAAAAGGCATTGCAATCTTTCATTCAGAATCAGTACGGTGCCTATGTATCCCGATTGAGGGATGAATTGTATTCTCGTTTGCGTGCCGCATCTGAAGTGTTGGAAGAGCATGCTCCTATGGGAATGCAATGGCGTTTGCCAGAGGGAGGACTCAATCTGTGGCTCCAACTTCCGAGCAACCTGGATATGCGTGAGCTGCATCATCAGTCCTTGGCTGCAGGGGTCTCTTTTCTGCCGGGTTCCGCCTGTTATGTAGGGGAGACGGATACACCAAGTCTGCGCATCTGCTTCACGGTTACGAGTGTGGAGCTTTTGTGTGGAGGTCTTCGTGTACTGTGCGGAGTCATTGCTAGTGTGACACCTGGGCAGGGTGGGGCAGTGGCGGACAGGCTACCGCTCATATAA
- a CDS encoding Nif3-like dinuclear metal center hexameric protein encodes MFAKGQTVIQLMEQLAPKHLAVPDDRIGLQLGSLQKEISHVLVALDVTNEVVDEAIRIGANLIIAHHAIIFRPVKSLSTDTPMGKLYEKLIKHDIAVYISHTNLDVAEGGMNDWMAEALGIDSKESLEDVHTDHLYKLAVFVPRTHHEQVLQAVLEAGAGSIGQYNKCSFNTEGTGTFVPGEGTEPFIGTQGQMERVEEMRIETIVPQSLRSKVVQAMLKAHPYEEVAYDLYAMDLKGRTLGLGRLGPLREPKTLGELVEVVKTQFNVPHVRVVGDLNKQIKKAAVLGGSGSRYALTARFKGADVIVTGDIDYHTAHDALMAGMCIIDPGHNSEKIMKPKTADWLRSRLEEKRYDTQVTASEVNTEVFQFI; translated from the coding sequence ATGTTTGCCAAAGGTCAAACTGTAATTCAACTGATGGAGCAGCTCGCTCCCAAACATCTGGCTGTACCGGATGACCGGATTGGTCTACAGCTCGGCAGTTTGCAAAAAGAAATCAGCCATGTGTTAGTTGCATTGGATGTAACGAATGAAGTAGTGGATGAAGCGATTCGCATCGGTGCCAACCTGATTATCGCGCATCACGCCATCATTTTCAGACCAGTTAAGTCACTGAGTACAGATACACCTATGGGTAAATTGTATGAAAAGCTGATTAAGCATGATATTGCTGTTTATATCAGTCATACGAACCTGGATGTGGCCGAGGGTGGTATGAATGACTGGATGGCCGAGGCACTTGGCATCGACAGTAAAGAATCGTTGGAAGATGTACACACAGATCATCTGTACAAGCTGGCTGTATTTGTCCCACGTACGCATCATGAACAGGTGCTTCAAGCGGTTCTTGAAGCCGGAGCGGGGAGTATCGGCCAATACAACAAGTGCAGCTTCAACACGGAAGGTACAGGAACGTTTGTACCTGGTGAAGGGACTGAGCCGTTTATCGGAACCCAAGGGCAGATGGAACGTGTGGAAGAAATGCGGATTGAGACCATCGTACCCCAAAGTCTGAGAAGTAAGGTCGTTCAGGCGATGCTTAAGGCTCATCCGTATGAGGAAGTGGCCTACGATCTCTATGCAATGGATTTAAAGGGCCGTACGCTTGGTCTGGGGCGCTTGGGACCCCTTAGGGAGCCTAAGACATTAGGTGAGCTTGTGGAGGTCGTGAAGACCCAATTCAATGTGCCTCATGTACGTGTTGTCGGAGATCTGAACAAGCAGATCAAAAAAGCAGCGGTTCTTGGCGGTTCGGGCAGCCGTTACGCGCTCACTGCCCGCTTCAAAGGTGCGGATGTTATTGTGACCGGAGATATTGATTATCACACGGCTCATGATGCGTTAATGGCAGGCATGTGTATCATCGACCCAGGTCATAATTCCGAGAAGATTATGAAACCAAAAACGGCTGATTGGCTTCGTTCCCGTTTGGAAGAGAAACGATATGATACGCAAGTTACAGCTTCAGAGGTCAATACGGAGGTATTCCAGTTTATCTAA
- a CDS encoding lytic transglycosylase domain-containing protein — MQIDPSGSRQLLELQLSNVNNQTSGSQPDAGSTVDFAKVMDGLLGTGANSTSNTDSTATVSKRSSDGLLWLQLGSTYNPDINTAGSSSVSNNIVESLLSSSNTGIVDPGASVPTDFESLIAEASAKYGVPESLIKAVIDTESNFNPNVVSSAGAKGLMQLMDGTAAGLGVNNSFDPAQNIDAGTKYLSLQLQRFGGEVKMALAAYNAGPGRVSRLGVSSDSELMSVLNRLPSETQNYISKVEKAQSKYVI; from the coding sequence ATGCAGATAGATCCAAGCGGATCGCGGCAGTTGTTGGAACTGCAATTGTCCAATGTGAATAACCAAACCAGTGGGTCACAACCAGATGCTGGTTCAACAGTGGATTTCGCCAAAGTGATGGACGGGCTGTTAGGCACGGGTGCCAATTCGACGAGCAATACGGATTCCACCGCTACGGTCTCCAAAAGATCCAGTGATGGTTTGTTGTGGCTGCAACTCGGAAGCACGTACAATCCGGATATAAATACGGCAGGATCGTCCTCTGTCTCCAATAACATCGTTGAGTCTTTATTATCTTCATCCAATACAGGAATCGTGGATCCCGGTGCATCCGTACCTACGGATTTTGAATCATTGATTGCGGAAGCAAGTGCGAAATATGGTGTGCCTGAATCATTGATTAAGGCCGTCATTGACACAGAGTCCAATTTTAACCCAAATGTTGTTTCCTCCGCCGGTGCCAAAGGGCTTATGCAATTAATGGATGGGACAGCTGCAGGGCTGGGTGTAAATAATTCATTTGATCCTGCCCAGAACATTGATGCCGGGACGAAATATCTTTCTCTTCAGCTCCAGCGTTTCGGTGGAGAAGTGAAGATGGCGCTTGCTGCATATAATGCAGGACCGGGTCGTGTTTCACGTCTGGGCGTGTCGAGTGATAGCGAACTGATGAGTGTACTTAACCGTCTGCCTTCAGAAACACAGAATTATATCTCCAAGGTGGAAAAGGCACAGTCTAAATATGTGATTTAA
- a CDS encoding S8 family peptidase encodes MARPKWINWALAAGAGALALTLLLPTSNRTEPKPSALSDSAHEEHTSKQRLKVQDVKATDLLTRMDAKQHLSIMLEKTATMNAAQVNRYVNDLQGSHEHIRSIHLMNINGSFDKPLDKASTLGSKLEQQKLQHALNLAKKAVNKRQSFESSSFPLGKEKYFVMGQPSKDGKRAVVALFSQNVLNAVEQHQRKNLRMIPYPREGKFKIESVHPDTLNEITVKTGHDNANASHFYENEIVIRFRQDPSERDMRIIKSDLRMQSARKLGYTYVFRSEDMSYKQLHSYFESKWNPLYMEPHYMYLTNDTVTEQTDVTIPNDILFSDYQWNLPAIETNRGWNITRGNKDVIVAVVDTGVDMNHPDLKGKLLEGYNVVEPGSKPMDDVGHGTHVAGIIGAIVNNNEGVAGMSWYNKVLPVKVLDNSGSGTTYAVAEGIIWAADHGAKVINMSLGNYADAQFLHDAVKYAFDRDIVLIAATGNDNTERPGYPAAYPEVFAVSATDPDMSKASYSNYGDYVDVMAPGSSIASTYPNNQYAALSGTSMASPHVAALAGLIRSLNPDLTNTEVMDLMRQSVIDLGDPGHDKYFGYGQIDVYKALQAASGNSAPLQFWPQHVRQQMDNTMKKYTQ; translated from the coding sequence ATGGCCAGACCGAAATGGATTAACTGGGCCCTTGCAGCTGGTGCGGGAGCACTCGCCCTTACACTTTTGCTTCCAACATCAAATCGTACCGAGCCCAAACCTAGTGCCCTGTCCGATTCTGCTCATGAAGAGCACACGAGTAAACAGCGTCTGAAAGTGCAGGATGTCAAAGCAACCGATCTTCTGACCCGCATGGATGCCAAGCAACATCTCAGTATCATGTTGGAGAAAACCGCCACAATGAATGCCGCGCAGGTGAATCGATATGTGAATGATCTCCAAGGCTCACATGAACATATCAGATCCATTCATCTCATGAATATCAATGGCTCTTTTGACAAACCGTTAGATAAGGCCTCCACACTAGGAAGCAAGCTGGAACAACAGAAGCTTCAACATGCACTGAACCTTGCCAAAAAAGCGGTAAACAAACGTCAAAGTTTCGAATCCTCTTCTTTTCCTTTGGGAAAAGAAAAATATTTTGTTATGGGGCAACCCTCCAAAGATGGCAAACGAGCTGTAGTTGCCTTGTTCAGCCAGAATGTATTAAATGCAGTTGAACAACATCAACGCAAAAATCTGCGTATGATCCCTTATCCGCGTGAGGGTAAATTCAAGATTGAGTCTGTTCACCCGGATACACTTAACGAAATCACAGTGAAAACCGGACATGATAACGCCAATGCCAGTCATTTTTACGAAAATGAAATCGTTATCCGATTTCGCCAGGATCCCAGTGAACGGGATATGCGTATCATTAAATCTGATCTAAGAATGCAATCTGCGCGCAAGCTGGGATACACGTATGTTTTTCGGTCAGAAGACATGAGTTACAAGCAATTGCATAGCTATTTCGAAAGCAAATGGAATCCACTTTATATGGAACCCCACTACATGTATTTAACCAATGATACCGTAACTGAACAAACCGATGTTACGATACCCAATGACATTTTGTTCTCCGATTATCAGTGGAACCTGCCTGCGATTGAGACAAACAGAGGTTGGAATATTACCAGGGGAAACAAAGATGTCATCGTTGCAGTCGTTGACACGGGGGTTGATATGAATCACCCTGACCTAAAGGGCAAACTCCTCGAAGGTTATAATGTGGTCGAGCCGGGAAGCAAACCGATGGATGATGTGGGACATGGCACACATGTCGCAGGCATTATCGGTGCTATTGTCAACAATAATGAAGGCGTGGCAGGCATGAGCTGGTATAACAAGGTATTACCGGTTAAAGTACTCGACAACTCGGGTTCAGGTACCACGTATGCCGTTGCCGAAGGTATCATCTGGGCAGCCGATCATGGAGCCAAAGTGATCAACATGAGTCTGGGCAATTATGCTGATGCGCAATTTCTTCATGATGCCGTTAAATATGCTTTTGATCGTGATATCGTCCTGATTGCAGCCACGGGAAATGATAATACAGAACGTCCAGGATACCCTGCTGCTTATCCGGAAGTATTTGCCGTATCAGCTACCGACCCGGATATGAGCAAAGCTTCCTACTCCAACTATGGGGATTATGTGGATGTGATGGCTCCGGGTTCGAGTATCGCCAGTACCTATCCAAACAATCAGTATGCGGCCTTGTCCGGGACGTCCATGGCTAGCCCCCATGTAGCCGCACTTGCAGGTTTGATTCGTTCGTTAAACCCGGATTTGACCAACACAGAAGTGATGGATTTGATGCGTCAAAGTGTTATTGACCTCGGTGATCCGGGTCACGATAAGTATTTTGGATATGGGCAAATCGATGTCTATAAGGCATTGCAAGCCGCATCAGGCAACAGCGCTCCTTTGCAGTTCTGGCCGCAACATGTCAGACAACAAATGGATAATACAATGAAGAAGTATACCCAGTAA
- a CDS encoding DUF1540 domain-containing protein produces MSQDKPIVKCSVSNCNFWGENNFCQADAIMIDIDQHATRRLHEEFAGETFDSDHHDHARTSSATCCHTFKPK; encoded by the coding sequence ATGAGCCAAGACAAACCAATTGTCAAATGCAGCGTCTCCAACTGCAACTTTTGGGGAGAGAACAACTTCTGCCAGGCTGATGCTATCATGATTGACATCGACCAACACGCCACCCGTCGTCTGCATGAGGAGTTTGCCGGTGAGACATTCGACTCGGATCATCATGATCATGCGCGTACATCCTCTGCAACCTGCTGTCACACGTTCAAACCCAAGTGA
- a CDS encoding PLP-dependent aminotransferase family protein: MSIPWSKMAQNTPSSVVRDMLQAAQAPGMISLAGGLPAQTSFPLEAIRVAYEKVFMSGAAALQYAETEGYRPLRAKIAERLESKGIPASPDHMLLTTGSQQSIDLVCRILLDPGDRVLVESPTYLAALQVIHSYQAESHGVACDDHGMLPESLEEQLQLHRPKLVYINPTFSNPTGKVWSRERRKQAVDLCRKYGVLILEDDPYGEIRFNPEQLDVPALAELDAVSYDGPSNVIYTSTFSKTVAPGLRTGWILAAPDIVKMAARAKQGADLHSSSIDQRALHALLESFDLDAHIRHISKDYEQRMKTLTTLMAAKSWEGISWNSPQGGMFLWLQLPEGMLASNLFTYGIQEKVCIVPGDSFYAGTPELNRMRINFTHTDPELLPEAVERMDRAIQRWHASLTSDSVVTL, from the coding sequence ATGAGTATCCCATGGTCCAAAATGGCACAAAATACCCCGTCCTCTGTCGTTCGCGACATGCTCCAGGCCGCTCAGGCACCTGGAATGATCTCGCTAGCCGGTGGATTACCAGCCCAGACTTCTTTTCCGCTGGAAGCCATTCGTGTTGCGTATGAAAAAGTATTTATGAGCGGAGCAGCCGCTCTTCAATATGCTGAGACTGAGGGCTACCGTCCTCTTCGCGCCAAGATCGCCGAACGTCTCGAATCCAAGGGCATTCCCGCTTCACCTGATCATATGCTTCTCACTACGGGTTCACAGCAATCTATTGACTTGGTCTGCCGCATCCTTCTTGACCCGGGTGACCGCGTATTAGTTGAATCACCAACCTACCTCGCTGCTCTGCAAGTCATCCATTCCTATCAAGCTGAATCTCACGGCGTAGCCTGTGATGATCACGGCATGTTGCCTGAGTCTCTGGAGGAACAGCTCCAGTTGCATCGTCCAAAACTGGTCTATATTAACCCCACGTTCTCCAATCCTACGGGAAAAGTATGGTCTCGAGAAAGAAGAAAGCAGGCTGTGGATCTGTGCCGCAAGTACGGCGTACTTATTTTGGAAGATGACCCCTATGGTGAAATCCGGTTCAATCCAGAGCAATTGGATGTCCCTGCTCTCGCAGAACTGGATGCCGTATCCTATGATGGCCCTTCCAATGTTATCTACACAAGTACATTCTCCAAAACGGTAGCACCAGGCCTTCGTACGGGCTGGATACTGGCTGCTCCCGATATTGTTAAAATGGCAGCACGCGCCAAACAAGGCGCTGACTTGCATTCCAGCAGCATTGACCAAAGAGCGCTTCATGCGCTGCTTGAATCTTTCGATCTGGATGCGCATATTCGTCATATTTCAAAGGATTATGAACAACGGATGAAAACACTGACCACTCTCATGGCAGCCAAGTCATGGGAAGGCATCTCATGGAATTCACCACAAGGTGGCATGTTCTTGTGGCTGCAACTACCAGAAGGCATGCTGGCAAGCAATCTATTCACTTACGGTATCCAGGAGAAAGTGTGCATTGTTCCGGGTGATTCCTTCTATGCAGGTACACCAGAGTTAAACCGCATGCGAATCAACTTTACTCATACAGACCCTGAGCTTCTTCCTGAAGCCGTGGAAAGAATGGATCGCGCCATCCAACGCTGGCACGCTTCGTTAACATCGGACAGTGTTGTTACACTGTAA